In Streptococcus porcinus, the genomic window AGCTGCTTTTGGTCTTCCAACCTTGAATAAGATCCGTACGGATGAAAATATCATACAAGCACTTGTTATTGCCCCAACGCGTGAACTTGCTGTCCAAAGTCAGGAAGAACTCTTTCGTTTTGGTCGTGATAAAGGCGTTAAAGTTCGCTCCGTCTATGGTGGTGCAAGTATTGATAAACAAATTAAAGCCCTTAAATCAGGAGCTCATATTGTTGTTGGTACACCCGGTCGTTTACTTGACTTAATTAAACGTAAAGCATTAAAACTTGACCATGTTGAAACCCTTATTTTGGATGAAGCTGACGAAATGCTTAATATGGGCTTCTTAGAAGATATTGAAGCCATTATTAGCCGTGTCCCTGAGGAACGCCAAACCTTGCTATTTTCAGCAACTATGCCAGCACCTATTAAACAAATTGGTGTTAAGTTTATGAAAAATCCAGAGCATGTTCAAATTAAAAATAAAGAACTTACAAATGTAAATGTTGAACAATATTATGTTCGTGTTAAAGAACAAGAAAAATTTGATACCATGACACGTTTGATGGACGTTGACCAACCAGAATTATCAATTGTTTTTGGTCGGACAAAGCGTCGCGTCGATGAAATTACTCGCGGTTTGAAATTACGAGGTTTCCGTGCTGAAGGTATTCATGGTGACCTTGATCAGAATAAACGTTTACGTGTTATCCGTGATTTTAAGGGAGATCAAGTTGATATCTTAGTAGCAACAGACGTTGCTGCGCGTGGTCTTGACATTTCAAACGTAACGCATGTGTATAACTACGATATCACACAAGATCCAGAGTCTTATGTTCACCGTATCGGTCGTACAGGTCGTGCTGGTAAATCAGGAGAATCAATCACTTTTGTTTCACCAAATGAAATGGGTTACTTAAGCATGATTGAAAACTTGACTAAGAAACAAATGAAACCGCTGAAACCAGCAACAGCTGAAGAAGCCTTTCAAGCAAAGAAAAAAGTGGCACTTAAAAAGATTGAGCGTGATTTTGCAGATGAAACAATTCGCTCAAACTTTGAAAAGTTTAAAGGTGATGCTATTCAATTAGCCTCTGAATTCACACCTGAAGAATTAGCACTTTATATTTTGAGTTTAACCGTTCAAGATCCGGCAGATCAACCAGAAGTTGAAATTGCACGTGAAAAACCACTTCCATTCAAATACGTTGGTGGTGGTCACGGGGGCGGTAAAAAATCTTCTAAAGGTGGTCGAGGTAGAAGTAGCCGTGATGGTGAACGCCGTGGTGGTTACCGAGGGAAACGTGATGACCGTCGTGGAGGAGAAAGACGTGATGACCGTCGTAAAGACAAACGTGATGAGAATGGCGGAAGTCGTGACTTTAAGCGTAAGCCAAAACGTCAGGCAAAAGAATTCTTTAACAAAGATAAAAAGTCTACAGGTAAGGATTCTGGATTCGTCATCCGTCATAAAGGTGAATAATTGAATGAGAGCTGAACGCGTTTTCAGCTTTCTTTTTATTTGTCTTTCATATCTTTTTATTTCATAATTTGTTATAATGAGTTCAACCATTTTTGGTATTTTTAATGAATATTAGGAGGACGATTGGATGTCTAATGCCAATCACCCAGCTTTTGATAAAGCTACAAAAGCTGGATTTATTATTGCACTTGGAATTGTCTATGGTGATATTGGAACTAGCCCCCTCTATACCATGCAATCCTTAGTTGAGAATCAAGATGGTTTATCGCAAATATCTGAACAGTTTATCTTAGGTTCAGTTTCATTAATTTTTTGGACTTTAACCCTAATCACTACTGTTAAATATGTTTGGATAGCCTTAAAGGCGGATAATCATCATGAGGGTGGTATTTTTTCTCTCTACACTTTGGTTAGAAGAATGTCGAAGTGGCTCATTGTTCCAGCCATGATTGGTGGAGCAACTCTATTATCAGATGGTGCCTTGACTCCTGCAGTAACAGTTACTTCAGCGATTGAAGGCCTGAAAGCTGTGCCTGGTATTGATCACATCTATGCCAATCAAACAAATGTTATTATTACCACTTTATTGATTCTACTAACACTGTTCAGTATTCAAAGATTTGGAACAAGTATGATTGGTAAACTATTTGGTCCTGTTATGTTTATTTGGTTTAGCTTTCTTGGCTTGACTGGGATAATGAACAGCCTTGGGCATTTGGAAATCTTTAAAGCCATCAATCCCTACTATGCTATTCACTTATTACTG contains:
- a CDS encoding DEAD/DEAH box helicase yields the protein MKFTELNLSEDIQSAVVTAGFEKASPIQEMTIPLALEGKDVIGQAQTGTGKTAAFGLPTLNKIRTDENIIQALVIAPTRELAVQSQEELFRFGRDKGVKVRSVYGGASIDKQIKALKSGAHIVVGTPGRLLDLIKRKALKLDHVETLILDEADEMLNMGFLEDIEAIISRVPEERQTLLFSATMPAPIKQIGVKFMKNPEHVQIKNKELTNVNVEQYYVRVKEQEKFDTMTRLMDVDQPELSIVFGRTKRRVDEITRGLKLRGFRAEGIHGDLDQNKRLRVIRDFKGDQVDILVATDVAARGLDISNVTHVYNYDITQDPESYVHRIGRTGRAGKSGESITFVSPNEMGYLSMIENLTKKQMKPLKPATAEEAFQAKKKVALKKIERDFADETIRSNFEKFKGDAIQLASEFTPEELALYILSLTVQDPADQPEVEIAREKPLPFKYVGGGHGGGKKSSKGGRGRSSRDGERRGGYRGKRDDRRGGERRDDRRKDKRDENGGSRDFKRKPKRQAKEFFNKDKKSTGKDSGFVIRHKGE